The genomic window TTCCGGCTTTTCCGCCGGCCACTTCACCCGGCGCGCCGTGTCGCGCCTCACTCGAAAGGCTTCTCTCTTGTTCGACCTCCCCGGCTCCTGGGTATGGGACTTCTGGTTCGCCGATGACGGCGACCGCTACCACCTGTTCTTCCTCTACGCCTCGCGCGCGCTCCATGATCCGGATGCCCGCCACCATCGCGCAGCGATCGGCCACGCGGTCTCGACGGACCTCGTCGAGTGGACGCAGGTCGCCGACGCGCTCGTGCACAGCGATGCTCCGGCGTTCGACGAGCTCGCCACCTGGACGGGGTCGGTGGTGCGGCATCCGGACGGCACGTGGTTCATGTTCTACACGGGTGCCTCGCTCTCGGCCGACGGCCGGAATGTGCAGCGGATCGGCTACGCCACCTCGCCCGACCTCCTCGTCTGGACCAAGGCGGAGGGACCGGTGCTCGAAGCACGCGAGCCCTGGTACGAGAAGCTCGCGAGCGGCGCCTGGCACGATGAGGCCTTCCGCGACCCCTGGGTGTTCGCCGACCCGGACGGGGACGGATGGCACATGCTCCTCACGGCCCGCGCCCCCGAAGGGCCCGTCGCCGGGCGTGGTGTGGTGGGTCACGCCTGGTCGGCCGACCTGCGCACGTGGGAGCTTCGCGCCCCGCTGACCGCGCCGAGCGAGCAGGGGT from Microbacterium sp. ProA8 includes these protein-coding regions:
- a CDS encoding glycosyl hydrolase family 32, with product MFDLPGSWVWDFWFADDGDRYHLFFLYASRALHDPDARHHRAAIGHAVSTDLVEWTQVADALVHSDAPAFDELATWTGSVVRHPDGTWFMFYTGASLSADGRNVQRIGYATSPDLLVWTKAEGPVLEAREPWYEKLASGAWHDEAFRDPWVFADPDGDGWHMLLTARAPEGPVAGRGVVGHAWSADLRTWELRAPLTAPSEQGFGQLEVLQAEVVDGRPVLIFSCLAEHATDARRDSGGGTWAVPAESLLGPFDVDAAYPLTDERLYVGRLLRRRSDGQWLLFAFRNAGDDGAFVGGVTDPMPVEWRGGRLVQRATEAVASA